From Spirochaetaceae bacterium, a single genomic window includes:
- a CDS encoding PIN domain-containing protein, with translation MARILLDTTVLIDALRGRPAARRLVSLRRSGVEPWACAISVEEIWRGLLPTEEKRARRLCDGLRIAPLGVVEAIRAGRWRREFADRGVTLHQADCLIAAAAVRVGAALATANVDDYPMAAVELMPWPVGA, from the coding sequence ATGGCCCGCATACTGCTGGACACCACCGTACTCATCGACGCGTTACGCGGCCGGCCCGCGGCGCGGCGTCTCGTGTCGCTGCGCCGCTCCGGCGTCGAGCCGTGGGCGTGCGCCATCTCGGTGGAGGAAATCTGGCGCGGGTTGCTGCCAACGGAGGAGAAGCGGGCGCGCCGGTTGTGCGACGGCTTGCGGATTGCTCCCCTGGGGGTGGTCGAAGCGATACGGGCGGGGCGGTGGCGCCGGGAGTTCGCGGACCGCGGCGTGACGCTCCATCAGGCCGACTGCCTGATCGCCGCCGCCGCGGTCCGTGTCGGGGCGGCACTCGCTACGGCGAATGTTGACGACTACCCCATGGCTGCCGTGGAACTGATGCCGTGGCCGGTGGGTGCGTGA
- a CDS encoding circularly permuted type 2 ATP-grasp protein — protein MDFDDYDLNPNIYDEMFASDGSPRAHSGGLYETLTSLSREALVAVQEQVTRSFRNEGITFTVYTDDEADERIIPIDSIPRVMSGADWRQLEAGLTQRLRALNLFLSDVYGPARIVEDGVIPTDVVRDCPQYRLEMRGFSPPQGTWVSICGTDLVRTGDGFRVLEDNLRVPSGVSYMLANRKATKASFRRLYRASRVREVENYGRELLATLRELDPKGRSDPSLAVLTPGVFNSAFYEHVFLASEVGAELVEGRDLLVNDGSLFMRTTKGLRRVDVLYRRVDDDFIDPLVFRPDSVLGVPGLMHAYRLGNVALANAPGTGVADDKSVYAYVPDMVRYYLAEEPLLANVDTRLCRRPEDLEYTLDNLHNLVVKRVGESGGYGMLIGPHATGEEREAYARQVRANPADFISQPVLALSRTPCLVDGRFEPRHVDLRPFVLHGARTRIVPGAFCRVAMRRGSLVVNSSQGGGGKDFWVLDD, from the coding sequence TTGGATTTCGACGACTACGACCTCAATCCCAACATCTACGACGAGATGTTCGCGTCGGACGGCAGCCCCCGCGCGCACTCGGGCGGGCTGTACGAGACGCTGACCTCGCTGTCCCGCGAGGCATTGGTCGCCGTCCAGGAACAGGTCACCCGCTCGTTCCGCAACGAAGGGATAACCTTCACCGTGTACACCGACGACGAGGCGGACGAGCGCATCATTCCCATCGACAGCATCCCGCGGGTGATGTCGGGCGCCGATTGGCGCCAACTGGAGGCGGGGCTCACGCAACGCCTCAGAGCGCTCAACCTGTTTCTGAGCGACGTCTACGGTCCGGCCAGGATTGTCGAGGACGGCGTGATCCCCACGGACGTGGTGCGCGACTGCCCGCAGTACCGCCTCGAGATGCGCGGATTCTCACCGCCACAGGGAACCTGGGTATCGATCTGCGGCACCGACCTGGTGCGCACCGGCGACGGCTTCCGCGTACTGGAGGACAACCTGCGCGTGCCGTCGGGCGTGTCGTACATGCTTGCCAACCGCAAGGCGACGAAGGCGAGTTTCCGCCGGCTCTACCGCGCATCCCGCGTGCGCGAGGTGGAAAATTACGGGCGCGAGCTGCTGGCGACGCTGCGCGAGCTCGATCCCAAGGGCCGCTCCGACCCTTCACTCGCGGTGTTGACCCCGGGGGTGTTCAACTCCGCGTTCTATGAGCACGTGTTCCTGGCCAGCGAAGTCGGCGCCGAACTGGTGGAGGGGCGCGACCTCCTGGTCAACGACGGCTCGCTGTTCATGCGCACCACCAAGGGGCTGAGGCGCGTCGACGTGCTCTACCGCCGCGTCGACGACGACTTCATCGACCCACTGGTGTTCCGCCCCGATTCGGTGCTGGGAGTCCCCGGGCTGATGCACGCGTACCGGCTCGGCAACGTGGCGCTGGCGAACGCGCCCGGCACCGGCGTTGCCGACGACAAGAGCGTCTACGCCTACGTCCCCGACATGGTGCGCTACTACCTGGCGGAGGAGCCGCTGCTGGCCAACGTCGACACGCGCCTGTGCCGGCGTCCGGAAGACCTGGAGTACACCCTCGACAACCTGCACAACCTGGTGGTCAAGCGCGTCGGCGAGTCGGGCGGATACGGCATGCTGATCGGGCCGCACGCCACCGGGGAGGAACGGGAAGCGTACGCCAGGCAGGTGCGGGCCAACCCGGCGGACTTCATCTCGCAGCCGGTGCTCGCGCTGTCCCGCACGCCGTGCCTCGTCGACGGTCGGTTCGAGCCCCGCCACGTCGACCTGCGCCCGTTCGTGCTGCACGGCGCGCGTACGCGCATCGTGCCGGGCGCCTTCTGCCGCGTCGCCATGCGGCGCGGCAGCCTGGTGGTGAATTCGAGC